A single Wolbachia endosymbiont (group A) of Bibio marci DNA region contains:
- the petA gene encoding ubiquinol-cytochrome c reductase iron-sulfur subunit, whose amino-acid sequence MDKKLTKNKKPLVDKEDKKTPPVKDLTKNKGRRDFITLTTCAMAGIGAASGLWPLVKSMNPSAEVLATSTEEVNLSGIQEGHGVKIKWQGKPVFIRRRTKQEIEVARAVNVKNLRDPQSDEQRVCEGKDEWLIMIGICTHLGCVPVDHATRDGNGWFCPCHGSYYDTSGRVIGGPAPKNMTVPDYFFPSENVVVIGKKA is encoded by the coding sequence ATGGACAAAAAATTAACTAAAAATAAAAAACCACTGGTAGACAAAGAGGATAAAAAAACACCTCCTGTTAAAGATCTTACTAAAAATAAGGGTAGGAGAGATTTTATAACATTAACTACATGCGCTATGGCGGGTATAGGAGCTGCAAGTGGACTTTGGCCACTGGTTAAGTCTATGAATCCTTCTGCTGAAGTTCTAGCAACTTCCACAGAGGAGGTGAATTTGTCTGGAATTCAGGAAGGACACGGAGTAAAAATAAAGTGGCAAGGTAAACCAGTATTCATTCGTAGACGCACAAAGCAAGAAATTGAGGTTGCAAGAGCTGTGAATGTGAAGAACCTGAGGGATCCTCAGTCAGACGAGCAAAGAGTATGCGAAGGAAAAGATGAATGGTTAATCATGATCGGAATATGTACACATCTTGGGTGTGTACCGGTTGACCATGCTACAAGAGATGGTAATGGTTGGTTCTGTCCTTGCCACGGTTCATATTATGATACATCAGGCCGAGTAATTGGGGGGCCCGCACCAAAAAATATGACTGTACCTGATTATTTTTTTCCCAGTGAGAATGTTGTGGTAATTGGCAAGAAGGCTTAA
- the gyrA gene encoding DNA topoisomerase (ATP-hydrolyzing) subunit A, which yields MQDNIVPISIVKELEDSYLSYAMSVIISRAIPDVRDGFKPVHRRILYAMSRAGFDAGKPYKKAARIVGDVMGKYHPHGDAAIYDSLVRMAQDFSLLLPLIDGQGNFGSIDGDPPASMRYTEARLQKVSHFLLNDIDEDTVNFRPNYDGNETEPVVLPAEFPNLLVNGASGVAVGMATNIPSHNLGEIIDACILYVDNPEVTLDELLEVMPGPDFPTGGTILGRSGIRSAFATGRGSIVVQGKTHMEDLPQDRQAIVIDEIPYQVNKVKLIEKIGELVKEKRIDGITEIRDESDKSGIRVVIDLRRNAEASFILNQILGLTPLKSSFSVNTLVLNNNKPALMSLKEIIAAFVDFRKEVLIRRTEFRLRKTREKAHIYIGLYIAVLSIDEVIKIIRGAKDPAEASRELLNKEWKTSNEINTIIELISDSASFLKDGVYRLTELQIKAILDMKLQRLTGLEKDKLEAELSSMINLIKEYIAFLGSEEKLMKEIKNNLQEIKNRFAVPRKTSIEESDTDIEAEDLIPQEDMVITVTMNGYVKRVKLSHYKTQHRGGKGKLGQGLKEEDVITKLFVENTHTSLLFFSNIGRVYRLKVYKLPLAEPTARGRALVNIFPLSDGETITNIMPLPSENDENQNIVFATAYGNIRRNSLADFHYIPSNGKIAIKLDEGDKLISVKVCNEIDHVLLSTTLGKSIRFVVSDVRQFKSRNSDGVRGIKLVKNDSVISMTILNGIGVATETKELYLKVPLAKRLGTAINNSIDSKLEKTLNDLGIDNELFLKLAVNEEFILTITENGFGKRTSAYEYRITNRGGVGITNILTTNRNGNVVASFPVEQGDNIMLITDKGKLIRISVNEIRIAGRSTQGVTLFKTESREKVVSVAKIEDPDSTEDSIFEVENSISSQP from the coding sequence ATGCAGGATAATATAGTACCAATCTCAATAGTAAAAGAGCTGGAAGATTCTTATCTCTCCTACGCAATGAGCGTTATCATAAGCCGGGCTATACCTGACGTGCGAGATGGATTTAAACCTGTTCATAGGCGCATATTATATGCAATGTCGAGAGCTGGATTCGATGCCGGTAAGCCATATAAAAAAGCAGCTCGTATAGTAGGGGATGTAATGGGGAAATATCACCCACATGGTGATGCAGCTATTTACGATTCCTTGGTTAGAATGGCTCAAGATTTCTCTCTTCTTTTACCACTTATTGATGGGCAAGGTAACTTTGGTTCAATAGACGGAGATCCACCAGCTTCAATGCGATACACAGAAGCAAGGCTTCAGAAGGTGTCACACTTTTTACTAAATGATATTGACGAAGATACTGTTAATTTTAGGCCAAACTACGATGGAAATGAAACAGAGCCTGTTGTGCTGCCTGCAGAGTTTCCGAATCTACTGGTAAACGGTGCAAGTGGTGTTGCAGTTGGTATGGCAACCAATATTCCTTCTCATAATCTTGGAGAAATAATAGATGCTTGTATATTATATGTAGATAATCCTGAAGTTACTTTGGATGAGTTACTTGAAGTGATGCCAGGGCCGGATTTCCCAACTGGGGGAACGATTCTTGGAAGGTCTGGAATAAGATCAGCATTTGCAACGGGTCGTGGATCAATTGTTGTGCAAGGCAAGACTCACATGGAAGACCTGCCACAAGATAGGCAAGCAATAGTGATTGATGAAATACCTTACCAGGTAAATAAAGTAAAATTAATTGAGAAGATAGGTGAACTTGTAAAAGAAAAAAGAATTGATGGCATAACAGAAATTAGGGATGAGTCCGATAAGTCTGGTATTAGAGTAGTAATTGACCTCAGAAGAAATGCTGAAGCAAGTTTTATACTTAATCAAATATTGGGACTAACTCCACTAAAAAGTAGTTTTAGTGTTAACACTTTAGTCCTCAACAACAACAAGCCTGCTTTGATGTCATTAAAAGAAATCATAGCTGCTTTTGTTGATTTTAGAAAAGAAGTATTAATCAGGAGAACAGAATTTCGTCTAAGAAAAACGAGAGAAAAAGCTCATATATATATAGGGCTCTACATTGCGGTCCTCAGCATAGATGAAGTGATAAAAATCATCCGCGGTGCAAAAGATCCTGCGGAAGCAAGTAGAGAACTTTTAAATAAAGAATGGAAAACTTCGAATGAAATCAACACTATTATTGAGTTGATTTCAGATAGCGCAAGCTTTTTGAAAGATGGAGTGTATAGATTAACTGAGCTACAAATTAAGGCTATCCTTGATATGAAACTGCAGCGTTTAACAGGCCTTGAAAAAGACAAATTAGAAGCTGAGCTAAGTTCAATGATCAACCTGATAAAAGAATATATCGCTTTTCTTGGCTCAGAAGAGAAGTTGATGAAGGAAATAAAAAACAATTTACAAGAAATAAAGAACAGATTTGCTGTGCCGCGAAAAACTTCAATAGAGGAATCAGATACGGACATTGAAGCTGAAGATCTAATTCCACAAGAGGATATGGTGATAACCGTAACTATGAATGGTTATGTCAAGCGTGTGAAGCTTTCTCACTACAAAACTCAGCATCGTGGTGGAAAAGGAAAGCTAGGACAGGGGTTAAAAGAAGAGGATGTGATCACAAAATTATTTGTTGAAAATACCCACACTAGCCTTTTATTCTTTTCTAATATTGGCCGAGTTTATAGATTAAAGGTTTATAAGTTGCCTCTTGCAGAACCAACTGCACGTGGAAGAGCGCTTGTTAACATATTTCCGCTTAGCGATGGTGAAACTATAACTAATATAATGCCGTTGCCAAGTGAAAATGACGAAAATCAAAACATAGTTTTTGCTACTGCCTATGGAAACATAAGGCGTAACTCTTTAGCGGACTTTCACTATATTCCAAGCAATGGAAAAATAGCAATAAAGCTCGATGAAGGAGACAAATTAATATCGGTTAAAGTATGCAATGAAATTGATCATGTTTTACTTTCAACAACGCTTGGAAAAAGTATCAGATTTGTTGTAAGTGATGTGCGTCAATTTAAGAGTCGCAATTCAGATGGCGTAAGAGGTATCAAACTTGTAAAGAATGACAGCGTGATATCCATGACCATATTAAATGGGATAGGTGTAGCAACAGAAACAAAAGAACTTTACTTAAAAGTTCCACTTGCAAAAAGACTGGGGACTGCAATTAATAACTCCATTGATTCTAAATTGGAAAAGACTTTGAATGATTTAGGAATAGATAACGAATTATTCTTAAAACTTGCAGTGAATGAGGAGTTTATATTAACTATTACCGAAAATGGCTTTGGTAAAAGAACTTCTGCATATGAGTACAGAATAACTAACAGGGGTGGTGTTGGTATCACCAATATTCTTACTACCAACAGAAACGGTAATGTTGTTGCTAGTTTTCCGGTTGAGCAGGGTGATAATATAATGCTTATTACAGATAAAGGAAAGTTAATTCGCATTTCGGTCAATGAGATTAGAATTGCAGGACGCAGCACTCAAGGAGTCACTCTGTTTAAAACAGAGAGTAGAGAAAAAGTGGTGTCAGTAGCGAAAATTGAAGATCCTGATTCCACTGAAGATAGTATTTTTGAAGTTGAAAACTCTATCTCTTCTCAACCGTAG
- a CDS encoding ankyrin repeat domain-containing protein encodes MVNDKITLNFEIEKGEPIDRYYFSARIKLTDESKNLLREKLGSTIQFDNLDDHFNLNHENFYIYYNKYSEHNGRSELYVRDDNGRYLTSNLPLNHYGFSMELSSDGASIADHGFYPLYAIYNPNHYDKAKEKVFDDHGELSPIASNVLDNFLSNTNSLTTQEMFLQLQNKATEKEEKLIREKRQAEEELDQKNEELKEFIEKGEITLFKVVKGNDVGNGRSAVVLQFTAEGKGTNEITLDSEKFYIADYEDSEFLHCVSSDYDMLLDYENLFFVLNKSFYSDFESGFYSADSTDPYNYAKYSKEPYLSGDQLSEKLSNELEEDSNQIGTEFTIDDEQIDEEVVVGNEIKSRKKRVVDEDSKKNVIEDVNKADENGATLLHSAASLGDLSKIVTLIEHNAYIDARDHNGQTPLHYAIQSGNTEVAKYLIDNGANLNIQDNYYQKTNTQYVYYKTPLHYAVESGDTEIAKYLVDHGANPNIQDAYSRTPLQSAIYSDNTEIVEYLLDHNADPNSKGYTPLLFTAVKLGHTEIVKNLVEHGADLNVKNTSAQTLLHYAIELKHTEIAKYLIDHNVDINTRDISSGKPPLHFAMSIKNTEVANYLIEHGADVNVKDSYGLAPLHFAVNLGNQEILEYLIKNNANIDVRDSEGWTPLIHAVRHGQLDKVKYLIKNGADVDIHGNEGWTLFEHAEQWIDDRRILKDVINSDRKYADAASWEKTGKDMLDYLKGVTKNTIQEEESNYIDQMQADDSSSYVEDQPASQSNRDGYADMEKALQEKLHGDEIRKQSNEKAQKDMETRKVTVETESSNNKIEKQAKPIEDEQETVMASVIENMDKNSDIEAEISNSVANSQYPLKIRTGSPLEVGKYKVELQVIYDDIKNFYDTVRGKYHDGSGYNREQVMVVANDHLFIKGQDFGTLHDFNEMFYKSDELI; translated from the coding sequence ATGGTCAACGATAAGATTACTTTGAACTTTGAGATAGAAAAAGGCGAACCTATAGATCGATACTACTTTTCTGCACGTATAAAGCTTACAGATGAAAGCAAAAATCTTTTGCGTGAGAAACTTGGCAGTACAATTCAATTCGATAATCTAGATGATCACTTCAATCTTAACCATGAGAATTTTTATATCTACTACAATAAATATAGTGAGCACAATGGTAGAAGCGAGCTATACGTTAGGGATGATAACGGTAGATATTTAACTTCCAATCTTCCACTTAATCACTATGGATTCTCAATGGAACTATCATCTGATGGGGCGTCAATAGCAGATCATGGTTTTTATCCTCTGTATGCAATCTATAACCCAAATCACTATGATAAAGCAAAGGAAAAAGTATTTGATGATCACGGTGAATTGTCACCAATTGCATCAAATGTGTTAGATAATTTTTTAAGCAACACAAATAGCTTAACCACACAAGAGATGTTTTTACAGTTGCAAAATAAAGCTACTGAAAAAGAGGAGAAATTGATAAGAGAGAAAAGACAAGCAGAGGAAGAATTAGATCAAAAGAATGAGGAATTAAAGGAGTTCATAGAAAAAGGTGAAATTACCTTGTTTAAAGTGGTAAAAGGTAATGACGTAGGTAACGGGCGTTCAGCAGTAGTTTTACAGTTTACTGCAGAAGGTAAGGGGACAAATGAAATTACCCTTGATTCCGAAAAATTCTATATAGCAGATTATGAAGATAGTGAATTCTTGCATTGTGTTAGTTCTGATTATGACATGCTACTTGATTATGAAAATTTATTCTTTGTGCTCAATAAAAGCTTCTACTCAGACTTTGAAAGTGGGTTTTATTCAGCAGACAGCACTGATCCCTATAATTACGCTAAATATTCAAAAGAACCATATTTGAGTGGTGATCAGCTATCTGAAAAATTATCTAATGAGTTGGAGGAAGATAGTAATCAGATAGGTACTGAATTTACAATTGATGATGAACAAATAGACGAAGAAGTTGTGGTAGGAAATGAAATTAAATCTAGGAAGAAAAGGGTAGTTGATGAGGATAGTAAGAAAAACGTTATAGAAGATGTAAATAAGGCAGATGAAAACGGTGCAACACTTTTGCACTCTGCTGCTTCATTGGGAGATTTAAGTAAGATAGTAACGCTTATAGAACACAATGCGTATATTGATGCAAGAGACCATAACGGACAAACGCCACTACATTATGCTATTCAGTCAGGAAATACGGAAGTAGCAAAATACCTTATTGATAATGGTGCGAACCTTAATATTCAGGACAATTATTATCAGAAAACTAATACTCAATATGTTTATTACAAAACACCTTTACACTATGCTGTTGAATCTGGAGATACAGAGATAGCTAAATACTTAGTAGATCATGGTGCAAATCCTAATATTCAGGATGCTTATTCCAGAACGCCACTACAAAGTGCTATTTATTCAGATAATACAGAAATAGTGGAATATCTGTTAGATCATAATGCAGATCCTAATAGTAAAGGTTATACTCCTCTATTGTTTACTGCTGTTAAGCTAGGACATACAGAAATAGTTAAGAATTTAGTTGAACATGGTGCAGATCTTAATGTCAAAAACACCTCTGCTCAAACACTACTACATTATGCTATTGAACTAAAACATACAGAGATAGCTAAATACTTAATAGATCACAATGTAGACATTAATACTCGTGATATTAGCTCTGGCAAACCTCCACTACATTTTGCCATGAGCATAAAAAATACAGAGGTAGCAAATTACCTAATAGAGCATGGTGCAGATGTTAATGTTAAAGATAGTTACGGTTTAGCACCTTTACACTTTGCTGTTAATTTAGGAAATCAAGAGATATTAGAATATTTAATAAAGAATAATGCAAATATTGATGTTCGAGATAGTGAAGGCTGGACACCACTTATTCATGCAGTAAGGCATGGGCAATTGGACAAAGTAAAGTACCTGATAAAGAATGGAGCTGATGTTGATATTCATGGTAATGAAGGATGGACGCTATTTGAGCATGCTGAACAATGGATAGATGATAGAAGAATATTAAAGGATGTAATCAATAGTGATAGAAAATATGCAGATGCTGCAAGTTGGGAAAAGACTGGAAAAGATATGCTTGATTACCTTAAGGGAGTCACAAAAAATACTATACAGGAAGAAGAATCTAACTATATAGATCAAATGCAAGCGGATGATAGCAGCAGTTATGTTGAAGATCAACCAGCTTCGCAAAGCAATCGTGACGGTTATGCTGACATGGAAAAAGCCCTGCAGGAGAAATTGCATGGAGATGAAATACGCAAGCAAAGTAATGAGAAAGCTCAAAAAGATATGGAAACAAGAAAAGTCACTGTGGAAACTGAAAGTAGCAATAATAAAATTGAAAAACAAGCAAAACCAATAGAAGACGAACAAGAAACTGTTATGGCAAGTGTGATAGAAAATATGGATAAAAATTCTGATATTGAAGCAGAAATTTCTAACAGTGTTGCAAATTCACAATATCCCTTAAAAATAAGGACAGGAAGTCCTCTTGAAGTGGGAAAGTATAAGGTGGAGCTGCAAGTGATATATGATGATATAAAGAATTTTTATGATACCGTACGTGGCAAGTACCATGACGGCAGTGGATATAACCGTGAGCAAGTAATGGTTGTTGCTAATGATCACCTATTTATCAAGGGTCAGGATTTTGGAACTCTACATGATTTCAATGAGATGTTCTATAAAAGTGATGAATTGATTTGA
- a CDS encoding GIY-YIG nuclease family protein, with the protein MKSYYVYILASERNGTLYIGITSNLIKRIWEHKSKAISGFTSKYNVSKLVYSEEFQDINLAISKEKLLKSWQRKWKINLIEKTNQEWKDLYDEIVSGFQTGMTPFVA; encoded by the coding sequence ATGAAAAGTTATTATGTCTATATACTTGCAAGTGAACGAAATGGAACCCTGTATATAGGTATAACATCAAATTTAATTAAACGAATTTGGGAGCATAAAAGCAAAGCCATTTCCGGTTTCACGTCAAAGTACAATGTTAGTAAATTAGTCTACTCTGAGGAGTTTCAAGACATAAATTTAGCAATTAGTAAAGAAAAGCTTCTAAAAAGCTGGCAGAGAAAATGGAAAATAAACTTAATTGAAAAAACAAATCAAGAATGGAAAGATTTATATGATGAAATCGTATCTGGATTCCAGACTGGAATGACACCATTTGTTGCATAA
- the priA gene encoding primosomal protein N': MLNSITMARTVDVLLPLPIDQLFSYAIEENTEILLGDYVVVPFGKKRLIGIVWKYSDKSNRELKFIEQKIDLPNIRPKLIAFAEWVAQYNLIPIGMLAKVIMGGVLKVNHIDKLVCAKQKQEISEISCQLSPEQQEASSRIISNLNKYSVTLLDGETGSGKTEVYLSVIAQLIKNYTAVPNAAQTLPSQCPETQLYEHCDLGPPRGCHPSSLTLGSSFSYNLITNVYFNLRPIPNLQSKFLDSSVKHWNDTFVLKAKPTVTFSIPSLPRTSMTPERVEMTSGEGNAQVLILLPEIVLTSQLVNRVRGQISKNLVEWHSGLTPKTRRNNWLNIANGNAQIIIGARSALFLPYKNLKLIIVDEEHDSSFKQEQGIIYNARDMAIILAKFENIPIILSSATPLLETIHHVKSGNYNHVKLTKRFGGAELPLIKVVDMRSNKQWISDELFESIKQTIEKKQQVMLFLNRRGYAQLAVCKKCGYKISCLNCAVWLTYHKKKNALLCHHCSYQLKLPEKCSNCQSEQPLSLYGIGIERLLEEMVKLIPNAKTAMISSDQKSVSNVIDLVLKEEVNIIIGTQIIAKGHNFPKLTLVGVINADLSLENSDLRAAEKTYQLLHQVAGRSGRFNEKGMVIVQTNNPESSIIKALLHQKRDSFYEIELKSRREAKMPPFSRLIALIICGKNQIATQKAANEIVKSLLRHPSSSTTCIQEENVGADKKEFEILGPSPAAINFLNNKYRYRVLLKIHNKHSLSIQKKLKCWIKNCNLNSSIAVIIDVDPVSFF; this comes from the coding sequence ATGCTAAACTCAATCACTATGGCAAGAACAGTTGACGTATTACTACCACTTCCAATTGATCAGTTATTTTCATATGCAATTGAGGAAAATACTGAGATTTTACTTGGAGATTACGTAGTGGTGCCATTCGGCAAAAAACGCTTAATCGGAATAGTTTGGAAATACAGTGATAAAAGTAACCGAGAATTAAAATTTATTGAGCAAAAAATCGATTTACCAAATATTAGACCAAAATTGATCGCATTTGCAGAGTGGGTTGCGCAGTATAACTTAATACCTATTGGTATGCTTGCCAAAGTGATAATGGGAGGAGTGTTAAAAGTAAATCACATAGATAAATTAGTTTGTGCTAAGCAGAAGCAGGAAATAAGTGAAATAAGTTGCCAATTGAGCCCTGAACAGCAAGAAGCAAGTAGTAGAATAATAAGTAATCTAAATAAGTATTCAGTGACTTTGCTTGACGGCGAGACAGGATCTGGAAAAACGGAAGTTTATCTCTCTGTGATTGCACAATTGATTAAGAATTACACTGCCGTTCCAAATGCTGCTCAAACTTTACCATCCCAGTGCCCAGAGACACAACTGTACGAACATTGTGATTTAGGTCCACCAAGAGGGTGTCATCCGAGTAGCCTGACACTGGGATCCAGTTTTTCATATAACCTCATTACAAATGTTTATTTTAACTTAAGACCAATACCTAATTTACAATCAAAATTCCTGGATTCCAGTGTCAAGCACTGGAATGACACCTTTGTACTCAAGGCAAAACCCACTGTAACATTTAGCATACCGTCTTTGCCACGTACTAGTATGACACCAGAACGTGTTGAAATGACATCAGGAGAAGGTAATGCACAAGTTTTAATCCTCCTACCTGAAATTGTTTTAACTTCACAATTGGTAAATCGTGTTCGCGGTCAGATATCAAAAAACTTAGTTGAATGGCACTCAGGACTCACTCCAAAAACTCGCCGGAATAATTGGCTTAATATAGCAAATGGAAATGCGCAGATAATTATTGGTGCACGATCAGCACTTTTTTTGCCTTATAAAAACCTAAAATTGATTATCGTTGATGAAGAGCACGACTCATCTTTTAAACAAGAACAGGGAATTATATATAATGCTCGAGATATGGCGATAATCTTAGCCAAATTTGAAAATATTCCGATTATTTTATCATCAGCTACTCCACTGCTTGAAACAATTCATCATGTTAAAAGCGGGAATTACAATCATGTAAAGCTAACTAAGCGATTCGGTGGTGCAGAATTGCCACTCATTAAAGTAGTGGATATGAGAAGCAACAAGCAATGGATCTCCGATGAGCTTTTTGAAAGCATAAAACAAACCATAGAGAAAAAACAGCAGGTTATGCTTTTTCTAAACCGCAGAGGGTATGCACAACTGGCAGTTTGTAAAAAGTGTGGATATAAAATTTCCTGCTTAAATTGTGCTGTTTGGCTTACATATCACAAGAAAAAAAATGCTCTTTTGTGCCATCATTGCTCTTATCAATTGAAACTTCCAGAAAAATGCTCTAATTGCCAAAGTGAACAGCCATTGTCCCTCTACGGCATAGGAATTGAAAGGTTACTTGAAGAAATGGTGAAATTAATACCAAACGCAAAAACTGCGATGATAAGCAGCGATCAGAAATCGGTTAGTAACGTAATTGACTTGGTACTGAAAGAAGAGGTGAACATTATAATCGGCACACAAATAATTGCTAAGGGGCACAATTTTCCCAAATTAACTTTGGTTGGAGTAATAAATGCAGATTTGAGTCTCGAAAATTCTGATTTAAGAGCAGCGGAAAAGACGTATCAATTATTACACCAAGTTGCAGGCAGATCAGGAAGGTTTAATGAAAAAGGAATGGTAATAGTGCAAACCAATAACCCTGAAAGTTCAATAATAAAAGCATTGCTGCATCAAAAAAGGGACTCATTTTATGAAATTGAACTTAAGTCAAGACGTGAAGCCAAAATGCCACCATTTAGCAGATTAATAGCGCTTATAATTTGTGGTAAGAATCAGATTGCGACACAAAAAGCAGCGAATGAAATAGTAAAATCTCTTCTCCGTCATCCAAGTAGCTCAACTACTTGTATCCAGGAAGAAAATGTAGGTGCAGACAAAAAGGAATTTGAAATTCTTGGCCCATCACCAGCAGCGATAAATTTTTTAAATAATAAGTATCGGTATAGGGTATTATTAAAAATACACAATAAGCACAGTCTATCCATACAAAAAAAGCTGAAATGTTGGATTAAAAATTGTAACTTGAATTCGAGTATTGCAGTGATAATAGATGTTGATCCTGTGAGTTTTTTTTAA